In Aegilops tauschii subsp. strangulata cultivar AL8/78 chromosome 3, Aet v6.0, whole genome shotgun sequence, one genomic interval encodes:
- the LOC109752923 gene encoding chloride channel protein CLC-c-like has product MLGKEGPMVHTGACIAAMLGQGGSRRYGLTWNWIRYFKNDLDRRDLITCGAAAGVTAAFRAPVGGVLFALEEATTWWRSALLWRTFSTTAVSAIVLRSLIEYCRSGNCGLFGKGGLIMFDVSSRVTTYTATDIAAVILLGILGGLLGALFNHFVDRILRRYGVINEKGAPYKILMTVFISLVTSCCSFGLSSLSPCVPCPPELAPGKCPTIGRNGNYKKFWCPAGHYNALASLFFNTNDDAIRNLFSGGTDSEFGVYTLLTFFIGVYTLGLITYGVAVPSGLFIPVILSGASFGRLVGKVFGSGLDTGLFAIVGAASFLGGTMRMTVSVCVILLELTNDLLLLPLIMLVLLVSKTVADCFNKGVYEQIVRMKGLPFLEVHADACMRSLVASDVLSGPVITFSSVERVGSVVNTLRRTGHNGFPVIEEEPFAPAPELCGLVLRSHLIVLLNGRTFTRAPVKTGAAEVFRKLNPFDFAKVGSSGKAMEVDELRLTEEEMDMYVDLHPITNRSPYTVVENMSLAKAAVLFRDLGLRHMCVVPRTPGRPPVLGILTRHDFMPEYIRGLFENVLRE; this is encoded by the exons ATGCTGGGCAAAGAAGGGCCTATGGTGCACACTGGTGCCTGCATTGCCGCCATGCTCGGCCAAGGGGGGTCGCGCAGGTATGGTCTCACGTGGAACTGGATCAGGTACTTCAAGAACGACCTCGATCGTAGGGATCTCATCACCTGCGGTGCTGCGGCCGGCGTCACTGCAGCATTCCGCGCCCCCGTCGGGGGCGTCCTCTTTGCGCTCGAGGAAGCAACGACTTG GTGGCGGAGTGCGCTTCTGTGGAGGACATTCTCCACAACGGCAGTGTCGGCGATAGTGCTGCGGTCGTTGATAGAGTACTGCCGCAGCGGCAACTGCGGCCTGTTTGGCAAAGGGGGTCTGATCATGTTCGACGTCAGCTCGCGGGTGACGACTTACACCGCCACTGACATCGCCGCGGTCATACTGCTCGGCATCCTCGGCGGGCTGCTCGGAGCTCTCTTCAACCACTTTGTCGACCGGATCCTCCGCAGATACGGCGTCATCAACGA GAAGGGCGCGCCGTACAAGATCCTCATGACGGTGTTCATCTCACTTGTCACCTCGTGCTGCTCCTTCGGGCTGTCGTCGCTGTCTCCCTGCGTCCCGTGCCCGCCCGAGCTCGCCCCCGGCAAGTGCCCGACCATCGGCCGGAACGGCAACTACAAGAAGTTCTGGTGTCCGGCGGGGCACTACAACGCGCTGGCCTCTCTCTTCTTCAACACCAACGACGACGCCATCCGCAACCTCTTCAGCGGCGGCACGGACAGCGAGTTCGGGGTGTACACTCTGCTCACGTTCTTCATCGGCGTGTACACTCTTGGCCTGATCACCTACGGCGTGGCCGTGCCATCGGGCCTCTTCATCCCCGTCATCCTCTCCGGTGCCTCCTTCGGCCGCCTCGTGGGCAAGGTCTTCGGCTCGGGCCTCGACACGGGCCTCTTTGCGATCGTCGGCGCGGCGTCCTTCCTCGGAGGCACCATGCGGATGACGGTGTCGGTGTGCGTGATCCTGCTGGAGCTCACCAACGACCTCCTGCTGCTGCCGCTCATCATGCTCGTCCTGCTCGTCTCCAAGACGGTGGCGGACTGCTTCAACAAGGGCGTGTACGAGCAGATCGTGCGCATGAAGGGGCTCCCCTTCCTGGAGGTGCACGCCGACGCGTGCATGCGAAGCCTGGTGGCCAGCGACGTGCTGTCCGGGCCGGTGATCACCTTCTCCAGCGTGGAGCGCGTCGGCTCCGTGGTGAACACGCTGCGGCGCACGGGCCACAACGGGTTCCCGGTGATCGAGGAGGAGCCGTTCGCGCCGGCGCCGGAGCTGTGCGGCCTGGTGCTGCGGTCCCACCTGATCGTGCTGCTCAACGGCAGGACCTTCACGAGGGCCCCCGTCAAGACCGGCGCCGCCGAGGTGTTCCGCAAGCTCAACCCCTTCGACTTCGCCAAGGTGGGGTCGTCGGGGAAGGCGATGGAGGTGGACGAGCTGAGGCTCACCGAGGAGGAGATGGACATGTACGTGGACCTCCACCCGATCACCAACCGGTCGCCCTACACCGTCGTGGAGAACATGTCGCTGGCCAAGGCCGCCGTGCTCTTCCGCGACCTCGGCCTCCGCCACATGTGCGTCGTGCCCAGGACCCCCGGG AGACCGCCGGTGCTGGGGATCCTGACGCGGCACGACTTCATGCCGGAGTACATCCGCGGGCTGTTCGAGAACGTCCTTCGCGAGTAG